The Zonotrichia albicollis isolate bZonAlb1 chromosome 6, bZonAlb1.hap1, whole genome shotgun sequence genome window below encodes:
- the CDKN1C gene encoding cyclin-dependent kinase inhibitor 1C, with protein MSNVHLSGTAALERLSARRALVGHGRSPVCRSLFGPVDHEELGRELRERLREMGEDDQRRWDYNFQTDTPLPGPGRLRWEEVEAAAVPAFYRETLQVGRCRVPLVRAPPSPPPPPAAGKGPGARLSRENRAAPRRRGMRLRRRGPTARITDFFARRKRPAEPKAAAERPSGCPPPPAAVPAEQTPRKRLR; from the exons ATGTCCAACGTGCACCTCTCCGGCACCGCCGCCCTGGAGCGCCTCTCGGCCCGGCGAGCCCTGGTCGGGCACGGCCGCAGCCCCGTCTGCAGGAGCCTCTTTGGGCCGGTGGACCACGAGGAGCTGGGCCGGGAGCTGCGGGAGCGCCTGCGGGAGATGGGGGAGGACGACCAGCGGCGCTGGGACTACAACTTCCAAACCGACACGCCGCTGCCGGGGCCCGGCCGCCTGCGCTGGGAGGAGGTGGAGGCCGCCGCCGTGCCCGCTTTCTACCGGGAGACTCTGCAGGTGGGACGGTGCCGCGTCCCTCTCGTCCGGGCGCCCCcgtccccgccgccgccgcccgccgccggcaAGGGCCCCGGGGCCCGCCTGAGCCGGGAGAACCGCGCAGCGCCCCGCCGCCGCGGCATGCGGCTCCGCCGGAGGGGCCCGACCGCCCGCATCACAG ATTTCTTCGCGAGGAGAAAAAGGCCGGCGGAGCCCaaggcggcggcggagcgccCCAGCGGctgcccgccgccccccgccgccgTGCCGGCTGAGCAGACTCCCCGCAAGCGGCTCCGGTGA